In Blattabacterium cuenoti, the following proteins share a genomic window:
- the rpmC gene encoding 50S ribosomal protein L29 translates to MNNLNEKNLSIHDLIKQIDKNQKKYQNMKFNHHVKMLKNPMEIKLIRKNIARLNTEYNKKINDKKRI, encoded by the coding sequence ATGAATAATCTAAATGAAAAAAATTTATCAATTCACGATTTAATAAAACAAATTGATAAAAATCAAAAAAAATACCAGAATATGAAATTTAATCATCATGTTAAAATGCTCAAAAATCCTATGGAAATTAAATTAATTAGAAAAAATATTGCCAGATTGAATACTGAATACAACAAAAAAATAAATGACAAAAAAAGAATATAA
- the rplP gene encoding 50S ribosomal protein L16, giving the protein MLQPKRTKYKKKQKGRIRGKAKKGVLLSRGLYGIKALEGAWITARQLEAARVAATRYMKREGQLWINIFPDKPATKKPQEVRMGKGKGPVEFWVSVVKPGRILFEIDGVDMNVAKEALRLAAQKLPIKMKFIFSNEIKL; this is encoded by the coding sequence ATGTTACAACCGAAAAGAACAAAATATAAAAAAAAACAAAAAGGGAGAATTCGTGGGAAAGCTAAAAAAGGAGTTCTTCTTTCTAGAGGGTTATATGGGATTAAAGCTTTAGAAGGTGCTTGGATTACTGCTAGACAACTAGAGGCAGCAAGAGTTGCTGCTACAAGATATATGAAAAGAGAAGGTCAATTATGGATTAATATTTTTCCAGATAAACCTGCTACAAAAAAACCACAAGAAGTACGTATGGGAAAAGGAAAAGGCCCTGTTGAATTTTGGGTATCTGTCGTTAAACCTGGTAGAATATTATTTGAAATAGACGGAGTAGATATGAATGTGGCTAAAGAAGCATTAAGATTAGCCGCTCAAAAACTTCCTATAAAAATGAAATTTATTTTTTCTAATGAAATAAAATTATGA
- the rpsC gene encoding 30S ribosomal protein S3, with product MGQKTNPIVNRLGIITGWQSSWCNNYRDRIQEDFKVRRYIEARLPKGIVSRIFIERTLKFITITIRTSRPALVIGKRGDEVDTVRKELKKLTKKEVQINISEVKRPELDAPLVAKGLVRQLENRISYKKAIKLSILSAIRMNAQGIRVQISGRLNGSEMARCETYKEGRISLGTFRADVDYHMAVAHTVYGSIGVKVWIMKGEIYGKRELSPLLEIHKKQRSHKPYHFNRKKNK from the coding sequence ATGGGACAAAAAACAAATCCAATTGTTAATCGTCTTGGAATTATAACAGGATGGCAGTCTAGTTGGTGTAATAATTATAGAGATAGAATACAAGAAGATTTCAAAGTAAGAAGATATATAGAAGCTAGACTTCCAAAAGGAATAGTTTCTCGTATTTTTATAGAAAGAACTTTAAAATTTATCACAATTACGATTAGAACATCAAGACCGGCTCTTGTTATAGGAAAAAGAGGAGATGAAGTAGATACAGTAAGAAAAGAATTAAAAAAACTTACTAAAAAAGAAGTTCAAATCAATATTTCTGAAGTTAAACGTCCTGAATTAGATGCCCCATTAGTTGCAAAAGGATTAGTACGACAACTAGAAAATCGAATTTCTTATAAAAAAGCAATTAAATTATCCATTCTTTCTGCTATAAGAATGAATGCTCAAGGGATAAGAGTCCAGATTTCTGGAAGACTTAATGGATCGGAAATGGCAAGATGTGAAACTTATAAAGAAGGGAGAATTTCTCTCGGAACTTTCCGTGCTGATGTTGATTATCATATGGCAGTTGCTCACACTGTTTATGGAAGTATAGGAGTTAAAGTGTGGATAATGAAAGGAGAAATATACGGAAAAAGAGAATTATCTCCATTATTAGAAATTCATAAAAAACAAAGAAGTCATAAACCCTATCATTTTAATAGAAAGAAAAATAAATGA
- the rplV gene encoding 50S ribosomal protein L22, which produces MKQETSIVSASLNGARSSPRKMRLIADLIRNQEIYRALDLLNYSRKKRVSFLFKKLLLSLLSNWKKKHNQSYSEKKEYLYIKEVRVNQGKTLKRLRPVPQGRGHRIRKRSSNITVFLDNKKET; this is translated from the coding sequence ATGAAACAGGAAACTAGTATAGTTTCAGCTTCTTTGAATGGAGCTAGAAGTTCTCCTAGAAAAATGAGATTGATCGCAGATTTAATTAGAAATCAAGAAATATATAGAGCTTTAGATTTATTAAATTATAGTAGAAAAAAAAGAGTTTCTTTTCTTTTCAAGAAATTACTTCTTTCTCTACTGTCTAATTGGAAAAAAAAACATAATCAATCTTATTCCGAAAAAAAAGAATATTTGTATATAAAAGAAGTTAGAGTGAATCAAGGAAAAACATTAAAAAGATTACGTCCTGTTCCTCAGGGAAGAGGACATAGAATTAGAAAAAGATCAAGTAATATTACTGTTTTTTTAGATAATAAAAAAGAAACATAA
- the rpsS gene encoding 30S ribosomal protein S19, which yields MARSLKKGPYVSHQLYKKVLNNIKSDKKIVIKTWSRPSTILPDFVGQTFAVHNGKQFINVYITENMIGHKLGEFAPTRAFRGHAGSKGKLKIKN from the coding sequence ATGGCAAGATCTTTGAAAAAAGGACCATATGTTTCTCATCAGTTATATAAAAAAGTCTTAAATAATATTAAATCAGATAAAAAAATTGTAATTAAAACTTGGTCTAGGCCTTCCACAATTTTACCTGATTTTGTAGGACAAACTTTTGCCGTTCATAATGGAAAACAATTTATTAATGTATATATTACGGAAAATATGATTGGTCATAAACTTGGAGAGTTTGCTCCTACTCGTGCTTTTAGAGGTCACGCAGGATCTAAAGGTAAGTTGAAAATTAAAAATTAG